The sequence below is a genomic window from Prosthecobacter dejongeii.
CAGGCCATGGAAACAACAATCGTGCAGATCGGCTACGTGGCATCACCCATCTCATCGTACAGCGTTGGTTGCCCAGGCTGCTTCACAATGGAGACATCCACACCATGGCCCACGGTTTGGAGGCCCGTGTGCCCTTTGCGGATGCGGAACTGCTGGAGCTCGCCGTGCAGATCCACCCCGACTTGGCACTGCACGGGGGCATGGAAAAATCACTTCTCCGCCGGGCAGCCAAAGGGCTTATGCCTGAGACCGCGAGAGTGAGACGGAAGTCTAGCTTGTCCAAAGATGATGCCTGCACGCGTATCTATCAGCAGGAGGCTCAAAAGGCACTCGATGCCTCGTCCCAGCTCCTCAGTCATTGGTTGGATTTGCAGGCTCTCCGGCAGCTCTGCCACCCAGCTTACACACCCACCGAAATGGAGCGCGCGCTGCTGTTTCGAGTCATTTGTTTTCACCATTGGGCCACCGCCTACCACGTGCGAGAACCATGAAACGCATCCTCTTTTTCACCATCCCTGAGAAAGGTCATCTCAATCCGATGATCGGCCCCGCCGTGTGGCTGCAGCGCCTGGGGCATGAGGTGCGCTTTCATGCTGCCCATGACATCTCCGCCCAGCTTCACGCAGCAGGGCTTCAAGCCCTAGAAATGCAGGTGCCTGCTGCGCCACCACCCGATGCCAATCGTGGGGCTTTCTTCGCTGAAAAGGTACGTGATCCCACTTGGTTACGCGAGTGGATCCAGCGGCTACTGGTGGAGGAAGCACCCGCCCAACTGCCTGCACTGGAAGCTGCTATCCAGAACTTTCAGCCGGACCTTATCGTGACCGATCCCATGATCTACCCAGCCGCGATTGCTGCGAATCATGCAGGCATTCCCTGGGTAGCATTGTCAAACTCGCTCAACCCTGTTCTCAATGATCGCATCACCAGCGATCTGCTGGAGACCGTCCAAGCCCTGAGTCCAGCGCGTCAAGCACTCTTCGCCGCCTATGGCATGAACATGGAGTTCCGTGGCTGCGACATGCTTTCCCCCCAGCTCACCATCGCCTTTACCACACCTGCTTTCATTGGCAGGTCCGTGCCTGGAGTAGAGATGGTGGGACCGTCGCTACCGCCTACACAGCGCGGAGATGAAACTGAATTCCCTTGGGAGCTTCTCGCCACTGATCGCCCAAAGATCTTCATGTCATTCGGCAGCCAGATTTATCATCAACCTTCGCTGTTTCACAAAGTCATCCGGGCCACGGCTGGCATGCGGGTGCAGTTGGTCCTCTCGGTGAATGATTTGTTCGGCACATCGCTTTTGGCTGATTTACCTCCGCACGTACTAGCCTTTCGTTATGCGCCCCAGCTCAAGCTACTGCCACACGTTCAGGCCTTCATCACCCATGGCGGGGCCAACAGTGTCATGGAGGCTCTTCACTTTGGCGTGCCTCTACTCATCTCTCCCGTCTGCAATGACCAGTTTCATCAAGCGCACTTCATTCGCCATTCGGGTGTAGGTCTGGAGCTGAATCTTGAAAGCGCTACTGTCACAGAAACACGGGACAGTCTGCAGCGACTTCTGAATGACCCAAGCATTCAAACTCATGTCAAAAGAGTCGCCGAATCTTACGCCGTGGACGGGGCGCACCGAGCAGCAGAGTTGATCACGGCTCTCTTATGAAACCATGCATCACGCTCGGCATCACCGCCCGGAATGAGGAGGCTTGCATCGCGGCCACCCTCACTTCTGTGCTGCTTGCTGTGGCCTATGCTCAGGGCAAAAACATCGCCACCTATGAAGTCGTGGCCATCCTGGATGAATGCACCGACAACACGGAAGCGGTGGTTAAAAACTTCCCACGCGTGCAGATCCTCCAGGCTCAGGGTGGTCTCATCGAAGCCCAGCGCTCCATCGCCCACAGGCGGCCTTTTGTCATCTTCACCGATGCCGATATCCTCTTGGGTGAAAACGTCATTTTTGAGGTCACTCGGGCCATGTTGGACGATCCACAGCTTCAAGTGGCTTACCCAACCAAACGCCCCCTGCCACCTCAGCGGTCTAGCCTCATGGCCGCCGCTTTGTATTGCTACAATCGCGTGGAAGGTTTCCAAAAAGCCCGCCGCTATTTCAATGGCAAACTCTTCGCCATCCGCGATTGGCAGGCCCCCACTTTGGTGGAGCTAAAGCCTAGGCTGCTGCAACTGCCCCGAGATCGCTTTTATGACTTCCACGCAGGCTTACGTGTAGATGATATTTGGTTAAGCCGGGACATCCTCCTTCGTTATGGAGTTGAAGGCATTCGCGAAATCCCAAGCGCAGAGATTCGCTATCGGCCGCCTGAGACTTTCACCGGCATGTATCGCATGTATTTGCGCATGCGGAGAGAGCATGAGCGGCTAAACCTCCTCTTTCCAGAATCCGTCCCCGCGCATCAGCAGCGCGGTTATGACTGGGAAGCCGAACGCCGCGCCCCCTGGCGTGATCGCCTCCTCTGGCGCATTTTTCGGCTCGCACTCGGCTGCTGCAATCTATGTTACAGACTGGAAAAATTCTATTTTCAGTCCTTGCCGGGTCAGCCACCGGAGACTTGGCTCCCTGTCACTGAAACCAAAAAAGCCCTATGATCCGAGTGCGTCCCAGCGGTATCTTCCCTTTGGAACTTTGGGACCTGTGTCTCGGCACGGGCATCTTGTGGGATCACATGTCCCAGGCAGATTTTGGTGGTGTCCTGAAACACAGCCTCACGCAGGTTTGGGAGGGCCAAGGAGCAACGCGTTCTGAAGGCTTGGTGCCTGAGTGCGTGCGGGGTTTTCAGGGACTCTATCTAGCAGGTGGCGGCGCCGAAAGCGTGCTGGCAAGTCTTCAAGAGGGCCCTTGGTCAAGAACCCACCTTTGCACAGCCTCACACTTTGCAGGTGATGCAGGTGGACATTTTTTGTTAGGCCAGCAGGGCCTCACAGGATGGGTTCTCGATTTAGGCCAGAGTGCTCTCAAGATCAGTGCAGCAGGCTATCAACAGACGTGGCCTCGTGACCTGACACGACTACCCCTGAGGGAGGATAGGCTGGATACCTCGGTCGCTGACCAGCGTGCCGAGCTGCGGCATTTTATTGCGAAGGCACTGCAAAGTTTCCTCCACCTCATGGGCCGACGGCCTGATGGTCTAGTCTGCGCTCTACCCAGCCGTCTGGACGATTTAGGCATACCCGAAGGCAGCTCCTACATCGGCATGGGAGGTGATGCCTCCTTACTTCCTGAGGCATTGGTACTGGCTGGGTTCGGCCAAACACAGCTCCTTGTTTTAAACGATGCTGAATTGGCCGCGACTTCGGCCTTGCTGGATCCTCTGGTGCAAAGACGCACTTTAGTTCTCACCCTCGGCTTTGGCGTAGGTGCGGCCTTGATCACCTGACATGAGCACGGCCCTTTTCATTTCCCCCCATCTGGATGACGCAGTCTTTTCCTGCGCCACGCTGATTCAGCGACTTGTCGCCAAAGGCACGCGGGTGGTGGTGGCCACGGTTTTCACCGAAGGCTCACTGGATTACCCTCAAAGACGCGATGAGGATAGGAAAGCACTTCACTCGTTAGGCGTTGAAGCCATTCATCTGGGTCATCTGGATGCTCCTGACAGGATGCCTCGTTACCAAACTTTTCGTGAAATCATCTTTGGCTGGCATGACGCAGATTCGCACACCTTGCAGGCAGTGACACATTCTCTGACCGATTGTTTAAACCAAATCCGCCCCACCTACCTCTACGCACCCCTCGGGGTAGGCACGCATGTGGATCATCGCCTAACACATGATTCCGCTAGGCAGCTTCGTGGGCCACAGAGACTGACCTTTTATGAAGATCGCCCCTATGCCTATGCGGTGGGTGCCACCGAGCTACGCCTGCGTGAATTAGGTTTCGATGGTGGCCCTATTTGTGTGCAACTCCTGTTAAAAAGCTTTCGCCAGTTGCCACATGTGAAACAGTTCCTACCGACCGGACCCGAACGAAAACTTTGCGAAAAATGGCTCCTCCAACCTCTCCAAAAACAGTCATCAGTGCTCGCTACGAATCAGCTCATTCAAGCCACGGATCACGAAGCTTGGGTAAGCCAAACATCGGCTTTTTATTATGACACCCAGTTTCAAGCCTTTTGCGGTACACTGAAGCGACTGAAACAAACAGACCTCCGCCACAGTCAGCTACTTGGCAGTAAAAGCCGACGCACTGAAAGATACTGGCAGCTTCCTCAAATCTAGCATTTGCCCTTATTCCTTATGAAAGCCCTTCTCCTCATCGACATCCAAAACGACTTCATGCCTGGCGGTTCACTCGCTGTGCCGGGGGGTGACCAGATCATCCCCAGGGTCAGTGAACTGATGCCAAAGTATGACCTTGTCGTCGCCACTCAAGATTGGCACCCAGAGAACCACGGCAGCTTTGCCAACAATCATCCCGGCAAGAACGTTTTTGAACAAATTTCGTTAGACGGGTTACCCCAGACCTTGTGGCCCACGCACTGTGTGCAAAACACAGGAGGTGCATTGTTTGCCCCTGGCCTCGATACCCGGCTCATTCAGAGGGTGTTTACCAAAGGCATGAACCCACAGATTGATAGTTACAGTGGCCTTCATGACAATGGTCATCGTGCCTCCACAGGCATGGGTGAGTGGCTCCAGTCTCAGGGTGTCACGGAATTGCACGTCGCAGGAGTGGCCACGGATTACTGCGTAAAGTTCACCGTGCTAGATGCTCTGACGGAAGGCTTTCAAGTCAGCCTCATCACCGATGCCTGCCGTGGAGTGAATCTCCAACCTGGTGATGTGGAGCGCGCCATCAAAGACATGCAGGCGGCTGGATGCAAGATGATGTGAAAGTGATGCGGTCACTCCTGTCTGGAAGGGCAGGATCGAAAACTTGTCCGCCTGCACGAATAGCACAGGCGGCGGAAATCTAACGCCCTTCGATTGCAGGCAAGAGTGCCTGCATCACTTCCACTACCGCTTACTTTAGTTCCTGAATGCGGATGTTCCGCCACATGACTTCTTTGCCGATAGCTTCGGTTTTTTTGCCCACGCCATGCACCTGGAGGGCGATCACACCTTCTTTGGTCATGTCGTCTTTGAGATCCGCAGCTGGCACTCCATTGATGAAGGTTTTGATGCTGTCGCCTTTGCACTCAATGCGGGCCTTATTCCACTCGCCTTGTTTGAAGGCTTTGCGTGCAGCTTCGTTGTTTTTCAGGTCAAACAGCCAGCCGCGCCGGCCTTCATCATAGATTCCGCCTGTGTAAGCACGTGCGCTGGGGTCAATTTCAAACTGATAACCATGAACGCGGTCCGCTGGAAACTTTTTCTTTTTCCCCGCGATCTCCACTTCCGTTTCCTTCGTGTAGTAGTTGCTGCGGAACTGGATGCCGGAGTTCATGGAGGGGTCCACTTTGAATTCCAGTTCCAGGATGAAGTCGCCGTACTTCTTGGCCGTGCAGAGGAAAGAGTTACCCGTATTGGGCACCGTCTTCCCTACCACCGCGCCATTTTCCACACGATACTCGGCAGAGCCGCTGTGCTGCTCCCAACCAGTCAGGGTCTTACCATCAAAGAGGGGGACAAAGGCATCCTGAGCACTGGCAGAGGTGAGCAGGGATAACAGGGCGAGTGGCAGCAGAAGGCGTAATTTCATGGTAGGTCCTTCTTGAACGCCGCCAGCCACCTGCATCTGGCGAAATATCTCACGCATCCGCCGTCATGGCCTGCCACATAGGGTGCGTGTCTGCATACATGCGGAAGCGTGTCACCTTACCTTCTTTAAGATCATACACATGCGCCACGGCCACGCGCATGGACTTGCCCGTCGCAGGCGATGTACCGGAGTAATGGCCTAGAACAGTCACACGATCGCCGAACTCCATCATCTCCTCCTCCGTGAAGGCAAAGCCTGTCCAGCGACGGGAATTGGCACGGAAAACATTTTCGATGACCGAGGCAGGACCATGCCAGGTGGAGCCACCTGGAAAACCTGCGCTCTGCTGCCAAACGATATCTTCAGCACAAAGAGCATGTACTGCGGCATCGTCCTTTTCACGCATGGCGCGGTAGAGATCACGGATGGTTTCAAGAGAAGTCATGAAGCAATAGAGGAAGGAACCACAATGTCCTGGGTACGCACTCGAGTACCGATCCAATAACTGAGAGCAGATGCCGCCACAGCGACGTAACCGATACGGTTGTAATGAACCAACTCGCCGGTAGGGGCCGTGGTGACCATGAAGCCGGCAAGGCTAGCCGCTACCCCCGCGCCCAGATCCCTCACGCAGGCATTCAGGCTCATGAAGGCCCCGCGCTGAGACTGAGGCACGGCCAAAGAACCGATGGCCTGTGCAGGGACAAAACGACCGCTGGCAAAGATAAAAAACAGACCGCTCAAACTGAGGATAGCCACGGTAGGAAGATGAGGAGCATGTGTGATGGTCAGCACCACGCCAGCTGCCACAATGATCATGATGCCCAGCACCTGAATGCGACCCAGGCGATCCGCCAGACGTCCTACCCACGGTGAAGTAAAAATGGTTAGGCAACCACCGATCAGATAAACCAGCGAGAGATGCTCTTCGGGCAGTCCCAAGTTATGCACCAGATACGGAGAGAGCAGAGGGATCATGATCATGTGCCCGAGCACCAACATGAAGATGAACATCAAAGCCCAACCAGCATTGGCATTGCGCAGCAGCGCCCAAAAAGCTTCGCCACGCAGTGTGGTGCTGACTTTCAAGTGGTCACGGATAGGTGGCAAATAATACCACAACGACAGCCATGTCACGATGCCGATGCCCACGATCACAAAAAAGGGTGTTTCCCAGGTAAACTTCTGCGCCAGATAAAGCCCCAGAGGCACGCCCAGTGCCGCAGCGGCGGAGAATGCAGTCATCACGATGCCCATGCCAGCGGCACGTCTTTCAGGGGGTACCACATCACTCACGATGGCCATGATCAAGGCCCCGGAAACACCGCCAAAAGCACCACAGATAATGCGTGCTTGCGTCAATGCTGCTGCGGTATGCGCCAAGGCACAAGCCAGGGTGCCAATGATGAACCCCGCAAAACAAAACAACAGCAGTTTACGGCGATCAAACCGATCCATAAACGGCGCTGCTAGCAGACCAACGATGCCAGCTGCAAAAGTATAAGCGGCGACCATGCCGCTGAACCGCTCTGGCCCGATGTCTAGCTCCCGCATGAGCTGCGGGCCCAGAGGCATCATGACCATGAAGTCCATGATGTGGGCAAACTGGACCGTCGCTAAAAGAATGAGCAGAGCCTTCTCAGAGACGGGTGGGCGCTGGGTAGCCATCACGCCGCAGTTCGGGTTGGATAGTCCGTGTATCCCTTCGCATCATGAGAGTAGAAGGTGCTGGCATCAGGCTCCACCAGAGGTACGCCCGCCTGGAGGCACTCGACCAGATCTGGATTGCTGATGTAATGATGACCAAACGCGACGCCTTCAAGGGTACCTACTTCCACGGCTTGGGCGGCCTCTTCCGGCGTATAGCCCATGTTACCGATCAAAGCCCCTTTAAAACAGGCACGCGCGATGCTGACCATGTCCCCCTGCTGCACACCGAAGAAATCGGCACGCATGAGATGCAAGTAGGCAATGCCACGCTGGTCCAGTTGTGTAGCCACATAAGCGGTTAGACCTGCGGGGTCACTGTCTTCCATGGAGTTGAAGCTATTCAGTGGTGAAATGCGCACGCCCACATAACCCACGCCCCAGACATCAGTGACGGCATCCACCACTTCTAGAAGCAGGCGAGCCCGGTTTTCCAAAGGGCCTCCGTACTCACCACTGCGACGGTTGCTGCCATCACGCAGAAATTGATCCAGCAGATAGCCATTAGCTCCATGGACTTCCACGCCATCAAAGCCGGCCACCTTGGCATTCAAAGCCGCTTTTTTGAATCCTTCGACGATCTGCGGCAGCTCATCATCACGCAGTTCACGCGGGGTGGCATAAGGCTTCTTTCCTTCCGGCGTGTGAGCTTCATCATTGGTAATGGGGATCGCGCTGGCGGAGACGGGGACGGCCCCATTGTTGAAATAGGGATGGCAGGCTCGGCCTCCATGCCAGAGCTGGAGAAAGATGCGGCCCCCTTTCGCATGCACCGCATCCGTCACCTTTCTCCAGGCAACGATTTGCGCGTCTGAGTAGATGCCTGGTTCACGTCCCGCAAAGGCGGAGTTCCCCTCCATAACCATGGTGGCCTCTGCCACGATGAGACCTGCACTGGCGCGCTGGGTGTAGTAGTCCACCATCAGATCTGTGGGCACGTGATTCACGTCGGCCCGGCACCGGGTCAGCGGTGCCATGAAGATGCGATTGGGCACTGCCACGGCACCGAGGGTGAGTGGGCTAAAGAGGGAAGGGGATGACATGACGAATAATAGAATTGGTTAGGCACTCAGATCATTTTCCAGCACAATTCGGTAGCGGGCTTTGCCAGAACGCAGGTGCTCCAGTGCATCATTGGCGCGAGACATAGGGAAAGTCTCTGTGGTCGGCGCAATGCTGTGACGGGCGCAAAATTCTAGCATGGTGTCCACCGTGGCCGGGCTGCCCAGAGGTGAACCTGAGACAGATTTTTGACCCGAGATCATCGGGAAGGCCGCGAGGCCCATCGGCTCCAAAACCGCTCCGACGGTGTGCAGGCGGCCCTTAGGCTTGAGCGCCGCAATGTACGTGTTCCAGTCCAGAGCCACATTGGTCGTATTGAGGATAAAATCGAAGCTGCCATTCGCCTTGTTAAGGTCTCCCTTGTCTCGCGAATTCAGCGTGCGATGAGCCCCGAGCTGCAAGGCTTCTTCGCGCTTCGAATCACTGCTGGTAAAGGCCACCACCTCACAGCCCCAAGCACGGAGGAACTTCAAAGCCAGGTGTCCCAAACCACCGATGCCAATGACACCCACGCGATCTGTGGGCTGCACACCGCATTGAATGATGGGATTAAACACAGTGATGCCGCCGCAGAAAAGTGGGCCTGCCTTGCTGGCATCCAGCGTCTCGGGAAGGGGATTCAGCCAAGTCCAATGAGCGCGCACACGACTGGCAAAGCCTCCGTGACGACCTACGATGGTACCCTCCGCTGTGGGGCAGAGGTTTTGATTCCCAGACAGACACTGAGCGCAGGCACCACAGCTTCCCGAGTTCCACCCCAGGCCTACCCGATCTCCCACTTTGAGACGTTTCGTGTGCGGCCCCAGTTCCACCACTTTGCCCACGACTTCATGACCTGGAACAAAGGGGTAACTGGAGATGCCCCAGTCATTGTCCAGCATGGAAAGATCACTGTGGCAGATGCCGCAGGACTCCACGGCGATTTCTACCTGTTCATCACCGAGTGGCCCCGGTGTGTATTCATAAGATTGCAGGGCCTGTTTGGCACCAAAGGCAGCTAGGGCGTGAATGGGCGTACTCATATGTGGGGTGAATGAGGTGATATGGGAGTCTAAGCTTTGCCACCGAAGGTGACATGATCGTCGAGATCGAGGAAATCGAACCAGGTGCCGATGTCTTCACGGTCTGCGCCGCCAGCCTCGGCCACCTTTTCATTGATAAATGAACGGCTTTCATTGTCGGCAGGCACCGCCGTTTCACGATGGGCGCTCCATTGGGCAATCTCCCAATCGCTGTGCTGATGTGCACGGTTTTCAAGAATCCACGCCAGGACAGCCCCATCTCCCAGGCCTTCACTCACCTGCGTTTTCAGGGCCTCATGATCCACCCCGGCGAAATCGAAAAAGCGGCGGTCCATGGGGCAATTGTAGTGATACTCGCCTGCCGTGCCTGCGATTTCTGCGCGGCATTTATCGAGTAATCGAGGCAGCAGCACATAACCGCCCAGGCGGACACGTGGGCTGCGGGGAGGACGCTGGGTGAGATTCATAACGTGGAAAGGTTCCCGGGAATATCGGATCAGGCTGCCAGAGCGGCTTCAATGAACGCTTTGCTTTTAACGCCAGTGATCGTGTTCACAGGCAGGCCATTCTTAAACACGATGAGTGTCGGGATGGCGCGAATGCCAAAACGCTCAGCCAGTTCCGGATGTGCATCAATGTCCACCTTCGCGATGGTCGCAGTGCCTGCTTGTTCACCAGCGATCTGGTCGAGGATCGGTGCTAGCATCTTACACGGGCCACACCATTCAGCCCAAAAGTCCACCAGGACAGGCTGGCCCGCGGCGTTATTGATTGCGGCATCGAAGGTTTCGTTGGTGAGAGATTGGGGTTTCATAAAGCTAGGTTTTGAGTTCGAGTTACGTTTGAATAGACCAGTCGGTTTACTGGAAGTTAAAAAACTAAATTTTGTGGGGAGATAGGGTGGATTTCAAAAAGGTAATGGCTTCACGCAGGGCAGTCACACTGCGAGTGGTGGACGCGCGGTGCATGGCACCCGTCCAGAGATCCAAAATCACCGGGGCCATGAGGGTGGGCT
It includes:
- a CDS encoding ROK family protein, producing MIRVRPSGIFPLELWDLCLGTGILWDHMSQADFGGVLKHSLTQVWEGQGATRSEGLVPECVRGFQGLYLAGGGAESVLASLQEGPWSRTHLCTASHFAGDAGGHFLLGQQGLTGWVLDLGQSALKISAAGYQQTWPRDLTRLPLREDRLDTSVADQRAELRHFIAKALQSFLHLMGRRPDGLVCALPSRLDDLGIPEGSSYIGMGGDASLLPEALVLAGFGQTQLLVLNDAELAATSALLDPLVQRRTLVLTLGFGVGAALIT
- the ahr gene encoding NADPH-dependent aldehyde reductase Ahr translates to MSTPIHALAAFGAKQALQSYEYTPGPLGDEQVEIAVESCGICHSDLSMLDNDWGISSYPFVPGHEVVGKVVELGPHTKRLKVGDRVGLGWNSGSCGACAQCLSGNQNLCPTAEGTIVGRHGGFASRVRAHWTWLNPLPETLDASKAGPLFCGGITVFNPIIQCGVQPTDRVGVIGIGGLGHLALKFLRAWGCEVVAFTSSDSKREEALQLGAHRTLNSRDKGDLNKANGSFDFILNTTNVALDWNTYIAALKPKGRLHTVGAVLEPMGLAAFPMISGQKSVSGSPLGSPATVDTMLEFCARHSIAPTTETFPMSRANDALEHLRSGKARYRIVLENDLSA
- a CDS encoding nuclear transport factor 2 family protein, whose product is MTSLETIRDLYRAMREKDDAAVHALCAEDIVWQQSAGFPGGSTWHGPASVIENVFRANSRRWTGFAFTEEEMMEFGDRVTVLGHYSGTSPATGKSMRVAVAHVYDLKEGKVTRFRMYADTHPMWQAMTADA
- a CDS encoding alkene reductase — translated: MSSPSLFSPLTLGAVAVPNRIFMAPLTRCRADVNHVPTDLMVDYYTQRASAGLIVAEATMVMEGNSAFAGREPGIYSDAQIVAWRKVTDAVHAKGGRIFLQLWHGGRACHPYFNNGAVPVSASAIPITNDEAHTPEGKKPYATPRELRDDELPQIVEGFKKAALNAKVAGFDGVEVHGANGYLLDQFLRDGSNRRSGEYGGPLENRARLLLEVVDAVTDVWGVGYVGVRISPLNSFNSMEDSDPAGLTAYVATQLDQRGIAYLHLMRADFFGVQQGDMVSIARACFKGALIGNMGYTPEEAAQAVEVGTLEGVAFGHHYISNPDLVECLQAGVPLVEPDASTFYSHDAKGYTDYPTRTAA
- the pncA gene encoding bifunctional nicotinamidase/pyrazinamidase; translation: MKALLLIDIQNDFMPGGSLAVPGGDQIIPRVSELMPKYDLVVATQDWHPENHGSFANNHPGKNVFEQISLDGLPQTLWPTHCVQNTGGALFAPGLDTRLIQRVFTKGMNPQIDSYSGLHDNGHRASTGMGEWLQSQGVTELHVAGVATDYCVKFTVLDALTEGFQVSLITDACRGVNLQPGDVERAIKDMQAAGCKMM
- a CDS encoding PIG-L deacetylase family protein gives rise to the protein MSTALFISPHLDDAVFSCATLIQRLVAKGTRVVVATVFTEGSLDYPQRRDEDRKALHSLGVEAIHLGHLDAPDRMPRYQTFREIIFGWHDADSHTLQAVTHSLTDCLNQIRPTYLYAPLGVGTHVDHRLTHDSARQLRGPQRLTFYEDRPYAYAVGATELRLRELGFDGGPICVQLLLKSFRQLPHVKQFLPTGPERKLCEKWLLQPLQKQSSVLATNQLIQATDHEAWVSQTSAFYYDTQFQAFCGTLKRLKQTDLRHSQLLGSKSRRTERYWQLPQI
- a CDS encoding glycosyltransferase, encoding MKPCITLGITARNEEACIAATLTSVLLAVAYAQGKNIATYEVVAILDECTDNTEAVVKNFPRVQILQAQGGLIEAQRSIAHRRPFVIFTDADILLGENVIFEVTRAMLDDPQLQVAYPTKRPLPPQRSSLMAAALYCYNRVEGFQKARRYFNGKLFAIRDWQAPTLVELKPRLLQLPRDRFYDFHAGLRVDDIWLSRDILLRYGVEGIREIPSAEIRYRPPETFTGMYRMYLRMRREHERLNLLFPESVPAHQQRGYDWEAERRAPWRDRLLWRIFRLALGCCNLCYRLEKFYFQSLPGQPPETWLPVTETKKAL
- a CDS encoding DUF5069 domain-containing protein → MNLTQRPPRSPRVRLGGYVLLPRLLDKCRAEIAGTAGEYHYNCPMDRRFFDFAGVDHEALKTQVSEGLGDGAVLAWILENRAHQHSDWEIAQWSAHRETAVPADNESRSFINEKVAEAGGADREDIGTWFDFLDLDDHVTFGGKA
- a CDS encoding MFS transporter, with product MATQRPPVSEKALLILLATVQFAHIMDFMVMMPLGPQLMRELDIGPERFSGMVAAYTFAAGIVGLLAAPFMDRFDRRKLLLFCFAGFIIGTLACALAHTAAALTQARIICGAFGGVSGALIMAIVSDVVPPERRAAGMGIVMTAFSAAAALGVPLGLYLAQKFTWETPFFVIVGIGIVTWLSLWYYLPPIRDHLKVSTTLRGEAFWALLRNANAGWALMFIFMLVLGHMIMIPLLSPYLVHNLGLPEEHLSLVYLIGGCLTIFTSPWVGRLADRLGRIQVLGIMIIVAAGVVLTITHAPHLPTVAILSLSGLFFIFASGRFVPAQAIGSLAVPQSQRGAFMSLNACVRDLGAGVAASLAGFMVTTAPTGELVHYNRIGYVAVAASALSYWIGTRVRTQDIVVPSSIAS
- a CDS encoding glycosyltransferase, whose product is MKRILFFTIPEKGHLNPMIGPAVWLQRLGHEVRFHAAHDISAQLHAAGLQALEMQVPAAPPPDANRGAFFAEKVRDPTWLREWIQRLLVEEAPAQLPALEAAIQNFQPDLIVTDPMIYPAAIAANHAGIPWVALSNSLNPVLNDRITSDLLETVQALSPARQALFAAYGMNMEFRGCDMLSPQLTIAFTTPAFIGRSVPGVEMVGPSLPPTQRGDETEFPWELLATDRPKIFMSFGSQIYHQPSLFHKVIRATAGMRVQLVLSVNDLFGTSLLADLPPHVLAFRYAPQLKLLPHVQAFITHGGANSVMEALHFGVPLLISPVCNDQFHQAHFIRHSGVGLELNLESATVTETRDSLQRLLNDPSIQTHVKRVAESYAVDGAHRAAELITALL
- a CDS encoding 3-keto-disaccharide hydrolase, which produces MKLRLLLPLALLSLLTSASAQDAFVPLFDGKTLTGWEQHSGSAEYRVENGAVVGKTVPNTGNSFLCTAKKYGDFILELEFKVDPSMNSGIQFRSNYYTKETEVEIAGKKKKFPADRVHGYQFEIDPSARAYTGGIYDEGRRGWLFDLKNNEAARKAFKQGEWNKARIECKGDSIKTFINGVPAADLKDDMTKEGVIALQVHGVGKKTEAIGKEVMWRNIRIQELK
- the trxA gene encoding thioredoxin, which codes for MKPQSLTNETFDAAINNAAGQPVLVDFWAEWCGPCKMLAPILDQIAGEQAGTATIAKVDIDAHPELAERFGIRAIPTLIVFKNGLPVNTITGVKSKAFIEAALAA